From one Streptomyces chromofuscus genomic stretch:
- a CDS encoding MFS transporter, translating into MNGDRRGWRACALGGAVFAVCMAGTTLPTPLYPLYREKFGFSELTVTVVYAVYAFAVIGVLLLVGNASDTVGRRPVLLWGLGCATASAVCFLCATELGWLYAGRLFSGLSAGLFTGAATAYVMELAPHGGSSRATFVATAANMGGLGCGPLLAGVLAQYAPWPLYLPFVVHLALVACSAAVLLRLPETVRERRPLSTVRPHGPVLPAQVRAVFAPAAIASFVGFALFGVFTSVSPAFLAQSLDVDSHAVSGLVVALAFFASTAGQLAVGRVGARRSLPLGCAALLAGLALLAGALHWDLMTLVVLSALVGGIGQGLAFRAALTAVAQASPADRRAAVISTLFVVAYAGISVPVIGVGALTGPVGLPDAGLVFIACMAVLASTAAAYLLRRPLPARA; encoded by the coding sequence ATGAACGGTGACCGCCGAGGGTGGCGCGCCTGCGCGCTCGGCGGCGCGGTGTTCGCCGTGTGCATGGCCGGCACCACGCTGCCGACGCCCCTGTACCCCCTCTACCGGGAGAAGTTCGGGTTCTCCGAGCTGACCGTCACCGTCGTGTACGCCGTGTACGCCTTCGCCGTCATCGGCGTGCTGCTGCTGGTGGGCAACGCCTCGGACACCGTCGGCAGGCGCCCGGTGCTGCTGTGGGGCCTGGGCTGCGCGACCGCGAGCGCCGTCTGCTTCCTGTGCGCCACCGAGCTGGGCTGGCTGTACGCCGGGCGGCTGTTCTCGGGGCTGTCCGCCGGCCTGTTCACCGGGGCCGCCACGGCGTACGTGATGGAACTGGCGCCGCACGGCGGCTCCTCGCGGGCCACGTTCGTGGCGACGGCCGCCAACATGGGCGGACTGGGCTGCGGTCCGCTGCTCGCCGGGGTGCTGGCGCAGTACGCCCCCTGGCCGCTGTACCTGCCGTTCGTCGTGCACCTCGCCCTGGTGGCCTGCTCGGCCGCCGTCCTGCTGCGCCTTCCGGAGACCGTCCGCGAGCGCCGGCCGCTGAGCACCGTACGGCCGCACGGCCCCGTTCTGCCGGCGCAGGTGCGGGCGGTGTTCGCGCCCGCGGCGATCGCCTCGTTCGTGGGCTTCGCGCTGTTCGGGGTGTTCACCTCGGTCAGCCCGGCGTTCCTCGCGCAGTCCCTCGACGTGGACAGCCACGCGGTGAGCGGGCTGGTCGTCGCGCTGGCCTTCTTCGCCTCGACCGCCGGGCAACTGGCGGTCGGCCGGGTCGGCGCGCGGCGATCGCTGCCGCTCGGCTGCGCCGCGCTCCTCGCCGGGCTGGCGCTGCTGGCGGGGGCGCTGCACTGGGACCTGATGACGCTGGTGGTGCTGAGCGCGCTCGTCGGCGGAATCGGGCAGGGATTGGCGTTCCGGGCTGCGTTGACCGCGGTGGCACAGGCGTCACCGGCCGATCGGCGCGCGGCGGTCATCTCGACGCTGTTCGTGGTGGCCTACGCGGGCATCTCGGTTCCGGTGATCGGCGTCGGCGCGCTGACCGGCCCGGTCGGCCTGCCGGACGCGGGACTGGTGTTCATCGCGTGCATGGCCGTTCTCGCCTCGACCGCGGCCGCCTACCTGCTGCGGCGGCCCCTACCGGCGCGGGCGTGA
- a CDS encoding SRPBCC family protein, whose translation MEWTGARYADTPTVEVTTWVDAPPERVWELVSDVRRMPGTSTELRSVEWVDGADGPCVGARFVGRSAHPDLGEWETVSTVVECEPPQVFAWAVVDPENPSAVWRFRLAPRDGGTELSQWMQLGPAPSGLSFAIAAMPDKEQKIVFVRMREFERNMTATLRHIKTWAEA comes from the coding sequence ATGGAGTGGACGGGCGCGCGGTATGCGGACACACCGACGGTCGAGGTGACGACCTGGGTCGACGCCCCGCCGGAGCGGGTGTGGGAGCTGGTCTCGGACGTGCGGCGCATGCCGGGGACCAGCACGGAGCTGCGGTCGGTGGAATGGGTCGACGGAGCCGACGGGCCGTGCGTGGGCGCCCGGTTCGTCGGCCGCAGCGCGCACCCCGACCTCGGCGAGTGGGAGACCGTGTCGACCGTCGTCGAGTGCGAGCCTCCGCAGGTCTTCGCCTGGGCGGTCGTCGACCCGGAGAACCCCTCGGCCGTCTGGCGGTTCCGGCTGGCGCCCAGGGACGGCGGGACCGAACTCTCGCAGTGGATGCAACTGGGACCCGCCCCCTCCGGGCTGTCCTTCGCGATCGCGGCCATGCCGGACAAGGAGCAGAAGATCGTGTTCGTGCGCATGCGCGAGTTCGAGCGCAACATGACGGCCACGCTCCGGCACATCAAGACGTGGGCGGAGGCGTGA
- a CDS encoding LLM class flavin-dependent oxidoreductase, which translates to MRTATTVEASGFGTWSGQADFVVEAEKLGLDVCWVAEAWGSDAPSALGFYAARTERMLLGSGIMQVGTRTPVALAQTAITLSNLSGGRFLLGLGPSGPQVMEGLHGVPFARPLARVRETVEIVRQAVAGGKISYAGSEFRIPLPGGDAVPMRLSLRAEHPVPLYLAALSPAMLELTGQVADGWLGTSFVPEGAAEAYFAPLRRGLAAAGRRRAGFDVCQGAEVAFAPDEEALGALVAGRKKELAFSLGGMGSASTNFYNRAYGRQGWAEVAAEVRQRWQAGDRDGAAALVTDEMVLATTLIGTEEMVRRRLRVWRDAGVDTVRMYPAGESLQARLDTLGRAIELVREVDGEA; encoded by the coding sequence ATGCGCACGGCGACGACGGTCGAGGCGTCGGGCTTCGGCACCTGGTCCGGGCAGGCCGACTTCGTCGTCGAGGCGGAGAAACTCGGGCTCGACGTCTGCTGGGTGGCCGAGGCCTGGGGCTCCGACGCCCCGTCCGCCCTGGGGTTCTACGCGGCCCGCACCGAACGGATGCTGCTCGGCTCCGGGATCATGCAGGTCGGCACGCGCACCCCGGTCGCCCTGGCCCAGACGGCGATCACCCTGTCCAACCTGTCCGGCGGACGCTTCCTGCTGGGCCTCGGTCCCTCCGGCCCCCAGGTGATGGAGGGCCTGCACGGCGTGCCGTTCGCCCGCCCCCTGGCGCGTGTCCGCGAGACCGTGGAGATCGTCCGGCAGGCGGTCGCGGGCGGCAAGATCTCCTACGCGGGCTCGGAGTTCCGGATTCCGCTGCCCGGCGGGGACGCCGTCCCCATGCGGCTCTCCCTGCGCGCCGAGCATCCCGTCCCGCTCTACCTGGCCGCACTGTCACCGGCCATGCTCGAGCTCACCGGGCAGGTCGCGGACGGCTGGCTCGGCACCAGCTTCGTGCCCGAGGGCGCCGCGGAGGCCTACTTCGCCCCCCTGCGTCGGGGCCTGGCCGCGGCGGGCCGCCGTCGTGCCGGCTTCGACGTCTGCCAGGGCGCGGAGGTGGCCTTCGCGCCGGACGAGGAGGCGCTCGGCGCCCTGGTCGCCGGCCGCAAGAAGGAACTCGCCTTCAGCCTGGGCGGTATGGGTTCCGCCTCGACCAACTTCTACAACCGGGCCTACGGCCGCCAGGGGTGGGCCGAGGTCGCGGCGGAGGTGCGGCAGCGGTGGCAGGCGGGTGACCGCGACGGCGCGGCCGCCCTCGTGACCGACGAGATGGTGCTGGCGACCACGCTGATCGGCACGGAGGAGATGGTCCGGCGGCGGCTGCGGGTGTGGCGCGACGCCGGGGTGGACACCGTGCGCATGTATCCGGCGGGCGAGAGCCTCCAGGCCCGGCTGGACACGCTGGGCAGGGCGATCGAGCTGGTTCGGGAGGTCGACGGGGAGGCGTGA
- a CDS encoding winged helix-turn-helix transcriptional regulator yields MRRTSFDGWPCSIARTVDILGDGWTLLVLREVFYGESRFDGFIGSLGIARNTLADRLRRLEDAGLLRRSVYQTEPVRHEYLPTDKGRDFFGVLAAINAWGDRWLAAEEGVPVVMRHTTCGHDTQAKVVCSSCGEPLRHGDVALRTGPGYPARLLKRPDVQARFGTGPGPQEVADGRTGS; encoded by the coding sequence ATGAGACGGACGTCGTTCGATGGCTGGCCCTGCTCCATCGCCCGCACGGTGGACATCCTGGGCGACGGCTGGACGCTGCTCGTGCTGCGCGAGGTCTTCTACGGCGAGTCACGCTTCGACGGTTTCATCGGCTCGCTGGGCATCGCCCGCAACACCCTCGCGGACCGGCTGCGGCGCCTGGAGGACGCGGGGCTGCTGCGGCGAAGCGTCTACCAGACCGAGCCGGTCCGGCACGAGTACCTGCCGACGGACAAGGGCCGCGACTTCTTCGGCGTCCTCGCCGCGATCAACGCCTGGGGCGACCGCTGGCTCGCCGCCGAGGAAGGCGTCCCCGTGGTCATGCGCCACACCACCTGCGGCCACGACACCCAGGCCAAGGTGGTGTGCTCGTCCTGCGGCGAGCCGCTGCGGCACGGGGACGTGGCCCTGCGCACCGGGCCCGGTTACCCGGCGCGCCTGCTGAAGCGCCCCGACGTGCAGGCTCGCTTCGGCACCGGCCCGGGCCCGCAGGAGGTCGCCGACGGACGCACAGGTTCGTGA
- a CDS encoding glycoside hydrolase family 65 protein, whose amino-acid sequence MITHPSFACEPWSLRETELSLDVLAQSESVFALANGHVGWRGNLDEGEPHGLPGAYLNGVHEVHPLPYAEAGYGYPESGETAINVTDGKVIRLLVDDEPFDLRYGRLVAHERLLDFRTGVLSRTVDWVSPAGTGVRVVSRRLVSFTQRAIAAVEYQVEALDTPVTVAVQSELVANEQLPRTSGDPRVSAVIDAPLRAEEHFAQDTRLRLLHCTGHSGQRVGAAADHLVEGPDGTSWSAESEPDVSRLTITATLAPGERLRLVKFVGHGWSAQRSLPAIRDQVEGAVAAARSSGWEGLLAEQRAYLDDFWSRADVEVDGDEEIQQAVRFCLFHVLQAAARAEGRAVPAKGLTGTGYDGHAFWDSESFVLAVLTFTAPDTVAPALCWRHETLPAALGRARQLGLSGAAFPWRTISGAECSGYWPAGTAAFHVNADIADAVVRYVAATGDERFERGPGLELLVHTARLWRSLGSADAEGRFHIDGVTGPDEYSAVARDNLYTNLMARQNLRAAAAWVLLHPDEAAALGVTPEEAAAWQGAAARMVVPYNDRLGVHEQSAGFTTLKRWDFDRTAPEQYPLLLHFPYFDLYRKQVVKQADLVLAMLTCPDAFTDEEKARNFAYYEALTVRDSSLSACCQAVLAAETGHLRLAWDYLGEAALVDLEDLEHNTRDGLHIASLAGTWIALVVGLGGMRQYGGAGSGEPMVGFAPRLPEQLARLAFTLLIRGRRLRVEITDGTARYVLLEGEPQDLFHHGERFTVTTGEPTGRPIPPAPARPEPRQPWGRAPERREPAGPRTLRLP is encoded by the coding sequence GTGATCACCCATCCGTCCTTCGCGTGCGAGCCCTGGAGTCTGCGCGAGACCGAGTTGAGCCTCGACGTCCTCGCCCAGAGCGAGTCCGTGTTCGCGCTGGCCAACGGGCACGTCGGCTGGCGCGGCAACCTCGACGAGGGCGAACCGCACGGGCTGCCCGGCGCGTACCTCAACGGCGTCCACGAGGTGCATCCGCTGCCGTACGCGGAGGCGGGCTACGGCTACCCGGAGTCCGGTGAGACGGCCATCAACGTCACCGACGGCAAGGTCATCCGGCTGCTGGTCGACGACGAACCGTTCGACCTGCGCTACGGCCGGCTCGTCGCGCACGAGCGCCTGCTGGACTTCCGCACCGGTGTGCTGAGCAGGACCGTCGACTGGGTCAGCCCGGCCGGGACCGGGGTCCGCGTCGTCTCCCGCCGCCTGGTGTCCTTCACCCAGCGGGCGATCGCCGCCGTGGAATACCAGGTGGAGGCGCTCGACACCCCGGTCACCGTGGCCGTCCAGTCGGAGCTGGTCGCCAACGAGCAGCTGCCCCGCACGTCCGGCGACCCCCGGGTCTCCGCCGTGATCGACGCGCCGCTGCGGGCGGAGGAGCACTTCGCCCAGGACACCCGGCTGCGCCTGCTGCACTGCACCGGCCACAGCGGCCAGCGGGTGGGTGCCGCGGCCGACCACCTCGTGGAGGGGCCCGACGGGACCTCCTGGTCGGCCGAGAGTGAACCCGACGTCAGCCGCCTCACCATCACCGCCACCCTGGCCCCCGGCGAGCGGCTGAGGCTGGTGAAGTTCGTGGGCCACGGCTGGTCGGCCCAGCGGTCGCTGCCCGCGATCCGGGACCAGGTGGAGGGGGCGGTCGCGGCCGCCCGCAGTTCCGGCTGGGAGGGTCTGCTCGCCGAGCAGCGGGCCTACCTCGACGACTTCTGGTCGCGGGCGGACGTCGAGGTGGACGGCGACGAGGAGATCCAGCAGGCCGTCCGCTTCTGCCTGTTCCACGTGCTGCAGGCGGCCGCCCGGGCCGAGGGCCGCGCCGTACCGGCCAAGGGCCTGACCGGCACCGGCTATGACGGCCACGCGTTCTGGGACTCCGAGTCCTTCGTGCTGGCCGTCCTCACCTTCACCGCTCCGGACACCGTCGCCCCGGCCCTGTGCTGGCGGCACGAGACGCTGCCCGCGGCGCTGGGGCGGGCCCGCCAGCTCGGCCTGTCCGGAGCCGCCTTCCCCTGGCGGACCATCAGCGGCGCGGAGTGCTCCGGCTACTGGCCCGCCGGTACGGCCGCCTTCCACGTCAACGCGGACATCGCCGACGCGGTCGTACGCTACGTGGCCGCCACGGGCGACGAGCGGTTCGAGCGAGGGCCGGGCCTGGAACTGCTGGTGCACACCGCCCGGCTGTGGCGGTCACTGGGCAGTGCGGACGCCGAGGGCCGCTTTCACATCGACGGTGTCACGGGGCCGGACGAGTACAGCGCCGTCGCCCGCGACAACCTGTACACCAACCTGATGGCCCGCCAGAACCTGCGGGCGGCCGCGGCCTGGGTGCTCCTGCATCCCGACGAGGCGGCGGCGCTGGGGGTCACGCCGGAGGAGGCCGCCGCCTGGCAGGGCGCCGCGGCCCGCATGGTCGTGCCGTACAACGACAGGCTCGGCGTGCACGAGCAGTCGGCGGGCTTCACCACCCTCAAGAGGTGGGACTTCGACCGGACGGCACCGGAGCAGTACCCGCTGCTGCTGCACTTCCCGTACTTCGACCTCTACCGCAAGCAGGTCGTCAAGCAGGCCGATCTCGTCCTGGCCATGCTGACCTGCCCCGACGCCTTCACTGACGAGGAGAAGGCCAGGAACTTCGCCTACTACGAGGCCCTCACCGTCCGCGACTCCTCCCTGTCCGCCTGCTGCCAGGCCGTCCTCGCCGCCGAGACCGGACATCTCCGGCTCGCCTGGGACTATCTGGGCGAGGCCGCCCTGGTGGACCTTGAGGACCTGGAGCACAACACGCGCGACGGACTGCACATCGCCTCCCTCGCGGGCACGTGGATCGCTCTCGTGGTGGGGCTGGGAGGCATGCGCCAGTACGGCGGCGCCGGTTCCGGCGAGCCGATGGTGGGGTTCGCGCCCCGCCTCCCCGAGCAGCTGGCCCGTCTGGCCTTCACCCTGCTGATCCGGGGCCGCAGGCTGCGGGTCGAGATCACCGACGGCACGGCACGCTACGTCCTTCTGGAGGGCGAGCCTCAGGACCTCTTCCACCACGGTGAACGCTTCACCGTCACCACCGGCGAACCGACCGGGCGGCCGATCCCGCCCGCCCCCGCCCGCCCGGAGCCCCGTCAGCCATGGGGACGTGCGCCCGAGCGGCGCGAGCCGGCCGGGCCACGGACCCTCCGGCTCCCCTGA
- a CDS encoding beta-phosphoglucomutase family hydrolase: MLGLPDHIRACLFDLDGVLTQTAKVHAAAWKETFDAYLRQRAEQEGGPFVPFDSGEDYDAYVDGRPREDGVRTFLASRRIELPDGTPDDGPDQETVRGLGNRKNHLVLRMIRERGVEPYQGSVAFVRAARDAGLRRAVVSSSANCRDVLVAAGIEDLFEERVDGITTREQGLHGKPAPDTYLAGARLLGVEPAAAAVFEDALAGVEAGRAGNFGVVVGVDRVGQAAELRRHGADLVVTDLAQLLEGAR, from the coding sequence GTGCTGGGCCTGCCCGATCACATCCGTGCCTGTCTGTTCGACCTCGACGGTGTCCTGACGCAGACCGCGAAGGTCCACGCCGCCGCCTGGAAGGAGACCTTCGACGCCTATCTCCGGCAGCGCGCCGAACAGGAGGGCGGCCCCTTCGTGCCCTTCGACTCGGGCGAGGACTACGACGCCTACGTGGACGGCCGGCCCCGCGAGGACGGCGTGCGCACCTTCCTCGCATCGCGCCGCATCGAGCTGCCCGACGGAACGCCCGACGACGGGCCGGACCAGGAGACCGTGCGCGGTCTGGGCAACCGCAAGAACCACCTGGTGCTGCGCATGATCCGCGAGCGGGGCGTGGAGCCGTACCAGGGATCGGTGGCCTTCGTCCGGGCGGCCCGGGACGCCGGTCTGCGGCGCGCCGTCGTCTCCTCCAGCGCCAACTGCCGCGACGTGCTGGTCGCGGCCGGGATCGAGGACCTCTTCGAGGAACGCGTGGACGGCATCACCACGCGCGAGCAGGGCCTGCACGGCAAACCCGCGCCCGACACCTACCTCGCGGGCGCCCGTCTCCTCGGCGTCGAGCCCGCCGCCGCGGCCGTGTTCGAGGACGCCCTGGCCGGTGTGGAGGCCGGGCGGGCCGGCAACTTCGGTGTCGTCGTCGGCGTCGACCGGGTCGGCCAGGCGGCCGAGCTGCGCCGGCACGGGGCGGACCTCGTCGTGACCGACCTCGCCCAGTTGCTGGAGGGCGCAAGGTGA